The Kaustia mangrovi genome has a segment encoding these proteins:
- a CDS encoding IclR family transcriptional regulator, with protein MARRKATDGGGLMDIAGIGAGEEAGEKDRQFISALARGLEVLRAFDPDDPMLGNQEIAQRTGLPKPTVSRIAYTLTRLGYLKYNPKLEKYQLGSAVLAFGQAYMASMAVREIARPHMQELAEATRTTVALGDRDRLSMVYIELQRGVSHVILHQDIGSRLPIAETSMGWSWLARAPEPLRTQVMDAIKTSKGKDWPATKTSIETAEREIAQHGYCLGMGTWLPDINGAGAPFVSPDGRTVLAFNIGGPSFVLSEERLHEEVGPRLASMVHAVEADYRRRGFF; from the coding sequence ATGGCGCGCAGAAAGGCCACCGACGGTGGGGGGCTCATGGATATTGCGGGGATCGGGGCCGGCGAGGAGGCCGGGGAGAAGGACCGCCAGTTCATTTCCGCGCTGGCCCGCGGGCTGGAGGTCCTGCGCGCCTTCGATCCCGACGATCCGATGCTCGGCAATCAGGAGATCGCCCAGAGGACCGGCCTGCCGAAACCCACCGTCTCGCGCATTGCCTATACGCTGACCCGGCTCGGCTACCTGAAATACAATCCCAAGCTGGAGAAGTACCAGCTCGGTTCCGCGGTGCTGGCCTTCGGGCAGGCCTATATGGCGTCGATGGCGGTGCGCGAGATCGCGCGGCCCCATATGCAGGAGCTCGCCGAGGCCACGAGAACCACCGTCGCCCTCGGCGACCGCGACCGCCTCTCCATGGTCTATATCGAGCTGCAGCGCGGGGTGAGCCATGTGATCCTGCACCAGGACATCGGCTCGCGCCTGCCGATCGCGGAGACCTCCATGGGGTGGTCGTGGCTCGCCCGCGCGCCGGAGCCGCTGCGCACCCAGGTCATGGACGCGATCAAGACCAGCAAGGGCAAGGACTGGCCCGCGACCAAGACATCCATCGAGACCGCCGAGCGCGAGATCGCCCAGCACGGCTACTGCCTCGGCATGGGCACCTGGCTGCCGGACATCAACGGCGCCGGCGCCCCCTTCGTCTCGCCCGACGGGCGCACCGTTCTGGCCTTCAATATCGGCGGCCCCTCCTTCGTCTTGAGCGAGGAGCGCCTGCACGAGGAGGTCGGCCCGCGCCTTGCCAGCATGGTCCACGCGGTGGAGGCGGACTATCGTCGCCGGGGATTCTTCTGA
- a CDS encoding Zn-ribbon domain-containing OB-fold protein: protein MSSYISLPIYQTSTGQRLRMEAGRCTACGTLAYPQRPVCASCGADSFETAALSGEGTLYTFTVIARGGAPAEFDDQQTMTGTIVVGVVALAEGPRIIAQLADVDPADLEIGTPLKAEIRRLYDQEGIVRYGTKFVPA from the coding sequence ATGAGCTCCTACATCTCCCTTCCCATCTATCAGACGAGCACGGGCCAGCGCCTGCGGATGGAGGCCGGGCGGTGCACGGCCTGCGGCACGCTCGCCTATCCCCAGCGGCCGGTCTGCGCCTCCTGCGGCGCGGACAGCTTCGAGACCGCGGCGCTCTCCGGCGAGGGCACGCTCTACACCTTCACCGTGATCGCGCGCGGCGGCGCGCCGGCGGAGTTCGACGACCAGCAGACCATGACCGGCACCATCGTGGTGGGCGTGGTGGCGCTTGCCGAGGGCCCGCGCATCATCGCCCAGCTCGCCGACGTCGACCCCGCCGATCTGGAGATCGGCACGCCGCTGAAGGCGGAGATCCGCCGGCTCTACGACCAGGAGGGCATCGTCCGCTACGGGACCAAGTTCGTGCCGGCCTGA
- a CDS encoding LysE family translocator — MTLPLWTSLTTIFAVWLVVAMAPGPNFFATIYTATTQSRRLGLYVSAGIAVGTTIWATASLAGLGILFQTTAWLYQAVKLAGGLYLVYLGIRTILSARHARTASPVRLGALSPLQAFRRGLVVDLSNPKAAIFFTSVFAVAVPPQAPLWFQALVVATVVMIAAGWYALVACLVNLPPVAAALRRAHKAMSYVTGFVFVALGARLATDR, encoded by the coding sequence ATGACCCTTCCATTGTGGACAAGCCTGACGACCATCTTCGCCGTATGGCTCGTCGTGGCCATGGCGCCCGGGCCCAATTTCTTCGCCACGATCTACACCGCGACCACCCAGTCGCGCCGCCTCGGCCTCTATGTCTCCGCGGGCATCGCGGTCGGCACCACCATCTGGGCGACGGCGAGCCTGGCGGGGCTCGGCATCCTGTTCCAGACGACGGCATGGCTCTATCAGGCGGTGAAGCTGGCCGGCGGCCTCTATCTCGTCTATCTGGGGATCAGGACCATCCTCTCCGCGCGGCACGCGCGCACCGCCTCGCCGGTCCGGCTCGGCGCCCTGTCGCCCCTCCAGGCCTTCCGGCGCGGCCTCGTCGTCGATCTGAGCAATCCGAAGGCCGCGATCTTCTTCACGAGCGTCTTCGCCGTCGCCGTGCCCCCGCAGGCCCCCTTGTGGTTCCAGGCGCTCGTCGTCGCGACCGTGGTCATGATCGCCGCCGGCTGGTATGCGCTGGTGGCGTGCCTGGTGAACCTGCCGCCGGTCGCCGCGGCCTTGCGCAGGGCGCACAAGGCCATGTCCTACGTGACCGGCTTCGTGTTCGTCGCGCTGGGCGCGCGCCTGGCCACGGACCGCTGA
- a CDS encoding glycerophosphodiester phosphodiesterase yields the protein MPSSGLPSQTATATGKAVATPPAPTAERAPARSNLTLDRNDKSTLLRGQGFSDLMRRQTNHRLYLTAHRGMGPTSVFGRTFPEDLPPENSIASIRQAMLQGADAVEVDIFKSGDGRLVVTHDDEIWRNAYDTDRTGQDLPAGETTDSYRIGQKTLAELQRIPIGPNGETMPTLDDVLELAQNVNETLKEAGRRGVILNIELKDKEAIGTLLNFLDSQKAAGRQDCLDNLIFCSFKHEALKTLRAEAKDRGISNLNIVPGIKTAQWFGDAQVDKENGFALRKEDAEYDKQEVEKLRKLVEDYDFQGYDGIIWDFRQDVLDLVSSSAGVPYGAAGLPRQGGTTPGEMVLHASTSDFRQYATDNAFSDVLLKLTEAVETFFKCDNIDDARKTILDSAIRSKGLQAQLLCRPTKDGGVEYRIYNYGHSDDRYYSALTHGAPKPVPFSKLKCIT from the coding sequence CGGCAACCGCAACGGGCAAGGCGGTCGCAACCCCTCCCGCGCCCACGGCAGAACGCGCTCCGGCCAGATCCAACCTGACGCTCGACCGGAACGACAAGTCCACACTCCTGCGCGGCCAGGGGTTCAGCGACCTCATGCGCCGGCAGACGAACCATCGCCTGTATCTGACGGCGCATCGCGGCATGGGACCGACCAGCGTCTTCGGCCGGACATTTCCCGAGGACCTGCCGCCCGAAAACAGCATCGCCTCGATCAGGCAGGCGATGCTGCAGGGTGCGGACGCCGTCGAGGTCGACATCTTCAAGTCCGGGGACGGCAGGCTCGTGGTCACCCATGACGACGAGATCTGGCGCAACGCCTACGATACCGACCGCACGGGACAGGACCTGCCCGCCGGCGAGACCACGGACAGCTACCGGATTGGCCAGAAGACCCTGGCCGAGCTGCAGCGGATCCCCATCGGCCCCAATGGCGAGACCATGCCCACGCTCGACGACGTGCTCGAGCTTGCGCAGAACGTCAACGAGACCCTCAAGGAGGCGGGGCGGCGCGGTGTCATTCTCAATATCGAGCTCAAGGACAAAGAGGCCATCGGCACGCTCTTGAACTTTCTCGACAGCCAGAAGGCGGCAGGCAGGCAGGACTGCCTGGACAATCTGATCTTCTGTTCGTTCAAGCACGAGGCTCTCAAGACCCTCAGGGCCGAGGCGAAAGACCGGGGCATCAGCAACCTCAATATCGTCCCGGGCATCAAGACCGCCCAATGGTTCGGCGACGCACAGGTGGACAAGGAGAACGGCTTCGCGCTGCGCAAAGAGGACGCGGAATACGACAAGCAGGAAGTCGAAAAACTGCGCAAACTAGTGGAAGACTACGACTTCCAGGGCTATGACGGCATCATCTGGGACTTCCGGCAAGACGTCCTGGATCTCGTCAGCTCGTCTGCGGGCGTTCCGTATGGTGCCGCGGGCCTTCCGAGGCAGGGCGGCACGACGCCGGGCGAGATGGTCCTGCACGCCTCCACCTCCGACTTCCGGCAATACGCCACGGACAACGCGTTCTCCGATGTCCTGCTCAAGCTGACGGAGGCGGTCGAGACCTTCTTCAAATGCGACAATATCGACGATGCCCGGAAGACGATCCTGGACTCCGCCATCCGCTCCAAAGGCCTCCAGGCGCAACTCCTGTGCCGGCCGACCAAGGACGGCGGAGTGGAGTATCGTATCTACAACTACGGCCACAGCGACGACCGCTACTACAGCGCTCTGACACACGGCGCGCCGAAACCCGTCCCCTTCTCGAAGCTGAAATGCATCACCTGA
- a CDS encoding enoyl-CoA hydratase/isomerase family protein: protein MAQTTSQSGETTILVERYGAVAVLTLNEPAKRNALSLRLREALHDELEAVLADPSVRVIVLTGAEGCFCAGGDLSSMGDLDGPGGRARLKRAHRLVRQLVRGEKPVIAAVEGYAVGAGLSLAAACDLVITARDAHYAGGFAKVGLMPDLGALWTVPARAGTGATRRIFFLGETLDGEEAERVGLADQVVEPGHALEEALRAADRLVAAAPLAIAMAKATLARAPQGLDALLDGEADGQAVLFTTEDFHEGVTAFLEKRKATFSGR, encoded by the coding sequence ATGGCGCAGACCACATCGCAAAGCGGCGAGACGACAATCCTCGTGGAGCGCTACGGCGCGGTCGCCGTGCTCACGCTCAACGAGCCGGCAAAGCGCAACGCGCTGAGCCTCCGCCTGCGCGAGGCGCTGCACGACGAGCTCGAGGCCGTGCTCGCCGACCCGTCGGTCCGCGTGATCGTGCTCACCGGCGCGGAGGGCTGCTTCTGTGCCGGCGGCGACCTGAGCTCCATGGGCGATCTCGACGGGCCCGGCGGGCGCGCGCGGCTGAAACGCGCCCATCGTCTCGTGCGCCAGCTCGTGCGCGGCGAGAAGCCGGTCATCGCCGCGGTCGAGGGCTATGCGGTGGGGGCGGGGCTGTCTCTCGCGGCGGCCTGCGACCTCGTCATCACGGCGCGCGACGCGCATTATGCGGGCGGCTTCGCGAAGGTCGGGCTGATGCCGGATCTCGGTGCGCTCTGGACGGTGCCGGCGCGCGCCGGCACGGGCGCGACCCGGCGTATCTTCTTCCTCGGCGAGACGCTCGACGGGGAGGAGGCCGAGCGCGTCGGGCTCGCCGACCAGGTGGTCGAGCCGGGCCATGCGCTGGAGGAGGCGCTCAGGGCCGCCGACCGGCTCGTGGCCGCCGCCCCGCTCGCCATCGCCATGGCCAAGGCGACGCTGGCGCGTGCGCCGCAAGGGCTCGACGCCCTTCTCGACGGCGAGGCCGACGGCCAGGCGGTGCTGTTCACGACGGAGGATTTCCACGAAGGGGTGACGGCGTTTCTCGAAAAGCGCAAGGCCACCTTTTCCGGACGGTGA
- a CDS encoding GNAT family N-acetyltransferase — protein MVQFRPARSSDLTEILRLLADDPLGKTRETVSDGVDTAYEEAFAAMEADPNQLMAVGVDDSGDVVACLQITFIPGLSRGGMWRGQIESVRVSSRHRGQGLGRALLDWAIARCRERGCGLVQLTSDKTRADAIRFYEGLGFTASHEGLKLAL, from the coding sequence ATGGTCCAGTTCCGCCCGGCCCGCTCGTCGGATCTCACTGAGATCCTCCGGCTTCTGGCCGACGATCCCCTGGGCAAGACGCGCGAGACCGTGTCCGACGGTGTCGACACCGCCTATGAGGAGGCCTTCGCCGCCATGGAGGCCGACCCCAACCAGCTCATGGCCGTGGGCGTGGACGACAGCGGCGACGTTGTCGCATGCCTGCAGATCACCTTCATTCCCGGCCTGTCGCGCGGCGGGATGTGGCGCGGCCAGATCGAGAGCGTCCGGGTTTCCTCGCGCCATCGCGGCCAGGGCCTCGGCCGCGCGCTGCTGGACTGGGCCATCGCGCGCTGCCGCGAGCGCGGCTGCGGCCTTGTCCAGCTCACCTCCGACAAGACGCGGGCCGACGCGATCCGCTTCTATGAGGGGCTGGGTTTCACGGCGAGCCACGAGGGTCTGAAGCTCGCATTGTAA
- a CDS encoding acyl-CoA dehydrogenase family protein, whose product MQPVRPAETASHLPDSRGLNVYRADTSFRSLMSLYLPDGLRAHLEPHLDRLGGLVTTELDDLAHDADRHPPVLHHRDRQGRDWQWVEKHPSYVALERMAFGELGLAAMSHRAGVLDWPEPLPPAAKYALTYLFVQSEFGLCCPVSMTDSLTRVLRRFGEEGLVERFLPALTATDLDSLAQGAMFMTEQGAGSDVGASTVTARRDGEGRWRLRGDKWFCSNADAALAMVLARPEGAPDGTKGLGLFLMPATVEGPDGTPEQNAYRIVRLKDKLGTRSMASGEIRLEGALAYPVGEIDKGFKQMAEMINVSRLSNGVRATGLMRRALTEALCVARGRHAFGKRLDDLPLMRRQLLKMLVPTEQALSVVFYTADALARADAGDEEAAQTLRILTPLIKFRACRDARKVTGDSMEVRGGCGYIEEWVNPRLLRDAHLGSIWEGTSNIIALDVLRAARKMGAHRALADTLSGELAQARGVPDPLRAGLNGAMERALDLVDHAARADDGERLARQAASGLYNAASAMIMAREGAMLSERDGDAGRLMLARMVLDHRLSPDDPLAAPDGTAETAAWALLSEGHGAVTPEEAKAFCTRP is encoded by the coding sequence ATGCAACCTGTCCGGCCGGCGGAGACGGCAAGCCATCTGCCGGATAGCCGCGGCCTCAACGTGTACCGCGCGGACACCTCGTTCCGCAGCCTCATGTCGCTCTATCTGCCCGACGGCTTGAGGGCGCATCTGGAGCCGCATCTCGACCGTCTGGGCGGGCTCGTGACGACGGAGCTCGACGATCTCGCCCACGATGCCGACCGGCATCCGCCCGTCCTGCACCATCGCGACAGGCAGGGGCGCGACTGGCAGTGGGTGGAGAAGCATCCGAGCTATGTGGCGCTGGAGCGCATGGCCTTCGGCGAGCTCGGCCTGGCCGCCATGTCCCATCGCGCGGGCGTGCTCGACTGGCCCGAGCCCCTGCCGCCGGCGGCGAAATATGCGCTCACCTATCTGTTCGTGCAGTCGGAATTCGGCCTGTGCTGCCCGGTCTCGATGACGGATTCGCTCACCCGCGTGCTCCGGCGCTTCGGCGAGGAGGGGCTTGTGGAGCGCTTCCTGCCGGCGCTGACGGCGACCGATCTCGACAGCCTCGCCCAGGGGGCCATGTTCATGACCGAGCAGGGCGCGGGCTCGGATGTCGGCGCGAGCACGGTGACCGCGCGGCGCGACGGCGAGGGCCGCTGGCGGCTTCGTGGCGACAAGTGGTTCTGCTCCAATGCGGACGCCGCGCTCGCCATGGTGCTGGCGCGGCCGGAGGGCGCGCCGGACGGCACGAAGGGCCTCGGCCTGTTCCTCATGCCGGCGACGGTCGAGGGGCCGGACGGAACGCCCGAGCAGAACGCCTACCGGATCGTGCGGCTGAAGGACAAGCTCGGCACGCGCTCCATGGCCTCCGGCGAGATCCGCCTGGAGGGCGCGCTGGCCTATCCGGTCGGCGAGATCGACAAGGGCTTCAAGCAGATGGCGGAGATGATCAACGTCTCGCGCCTGTCGAACGGCGTGCGCGCGACGGGCCTCATGCGCCGCGCGCTGACGGAAGCCCTGTGCGTGGCGCGCGGACGCCATGCCTTCGGCAAGCGGCTCGACGACCTGCCGCTCATGCGCCGCCAGCTCCTGAAGATGCTGGTGCCGACCGAGCAGGCGCTGTCGGTCGTGTTCTACACCGCCGACGCGCTGGCGCGCGCCGATGCCGGCGACGAGGAGGCGGCGCAGACCCTGCGCATCCTGACCCCGCTCATCAAGTTCCGCGCCTGCCGCGACGCGCGCAAGGTGACGGGCGATTCGATGGAGGTGCGCGGCGGCTGCGGCTATATCGAGGAGTGGGTCAATCCGCGCCTGCTGCGCGATGCGCATCTGGGCTCCATCTGGGAGGGCACGAGCAATATCATCGCGCTCGACGTGCTCCGCGCCGCGCGCAAGATGGGCGCCCACCGCGCGCTCGCCGACACGCTGAGCGGCGAGCTCGCCCAGGCGCGCGGCGTGCCCGATCCCCTGCGCGCGGGGCTCAACGGGGCGATGGAGCGTGCCCTCGATCTGGTCGACCATGCCGCGCGCGCCGATGATGGCGAGCGGCTGGCGCGCCAGGCGGCAAGCGGGCTCTACAATGCCGCCTCTGCCATGATCATGGCGCGCGAGGGGGCCATGCTGTCGGAGCGCGACGGCGATGCCGGCCGGCTGATGCTTGCCCGCATGGTGCTCGACCACAGGCTTTCGCCCGACGATCCGCTGGCCGCGCCCGACGGCACGGCGGAAACCGCCGCCTGGGCGCTGCTCTCGGAGGGTCACGGCGCCGTCACGCCGGAGGAGGCGAAGGCGTTCTGCACCCGCCCGTGA
- a CDS encoding alpha/beta fold hydrolase, with product MANDVKHVAVGDTRLAYRELGSGLPIVALHGFPDTYRTWDAMSGALSDDGYRVITVAMRGYAPSDVPSNEDYSLHRLARDVTELLDQLDIDRAVILGHDWGASTAYALAAIAPERVESLIALAIPPLSVFRSGWRERWARPHNIYLRYGRISNWWLRRNNFAEVRRLYDLWSPNWDVPDNHIETVIAALMPPERSRAAVDYYRASERDANAGRIIAPIAAPALMIYGADEPEVRQECFARASNVTGPGSRTVRLDGVGHWPHLEAPDLCLTEIRSFLRATGMR from the coding sequence ATGGCCAATGACGTCAAACATGTTGCGGTTGGCGATACCCGACTGGCTTACAGAGAGCTGGGGTCCGGACTGCCGATCGTCGCCCTGCACGGCTTTCCCGACACGTATCGCACCTGGGATGCGATGTCGGGTGCCCTCTCGGATGACGGTTACAGGGTTATAACCGTGGCCATGCGCGGTTACGCACCAAGCGATGTTCCGTCAAATGAGGACTATTCGCTTCATCGTCTTGCGCGAGATGTCACGGAATTGCTCGATCAGCTCGACATCGACCGCGCCGTCATTCTCGGCCATGACTGGGGCGCTTCGACAGCTTACGCGCTGGCCGCAATTGCGCCCGAGCGCGTAGAGAGCCTGATTGCACTTGCCATCCCGCCCTTGAGCGTGTTTCGCAGCGGCTGGCGGGAGCGGTGGGCGCGACCGCACAATATATATCTCCGCTATGGCCGGATTTCGAACTGGTGGCTGCGCAGGAACAATTTCGCCGAAGTGCGGCGGCTGTATGACCTTTGGAGTCCCAATTGGGACGTGCCGGACAATCATATCGAGACAGTGATTGCGGCGTTGATGCCACCTGAGCGCTCACGTGCGGCCGTCGATTATTATCGGGCCAGTGAGCGCGATGCCAATGCGGGACGTATTATTGCGCCGATCGCTGCACCCGCTCTGATGATTTATGGGGCCGATGAACCCGAAGTGCGCCAGGAATGCTTTGCCCGGGCGTCCAACGTCACCGGTCCCGGGTCCCGCACCGTCCGATTGGACGGTGTCGGTCACTGGCCGCATCTTGAAGCGCCGGATCTTTGCCTGACGGAAATTCGTTCGTTCTTGCGTGCGACAGGCATGCGCTGA
- a CDS encoding acyl-CoA dehydrogenase family protein → MTIDQDLIDQLAGTVRRVVRERLIPAEPVLEETDRIPGELLATLRELGLFGMSVPAEHGGLGLTLEAEVEILFELCQASVAFRSALGTNNGIGSQGIVIDGTEAQKERWLPGIASGEIVASFALTEPEAGSDAASLRTQAHRDGGDFVINGTKRFITNAPEAGVFTVMARTDPDIPGAGGISAFLVEADLPGIAVGRPDRKMGQRGAHTADVVFEDVRVPESAIIGGPEREGQGFKTAMKVLDRGRIHLSAVCIGAAERLLSEALAYAMERKQFGEAISGFQLVQAMLADSRAEIFAARAMTRDAARRYDADERIPMLAASAKMFASEMVGRVADRAVQIHGGAGYMAETPVERLYRDARLFRIYEGTTQIQQLVIARNMIREAERGIA, encoded by the coding sequence ATGACCATCGACCAAGACCTTATCGACCAGCTGGCCGGCACGGTGCGCCGGGTCGTGCGCGAGCGGCTGATCCCCGCCGAGCCCGTGCTGGAGGAGACGGACCGCATCCCCGGCGAGCTCCTGGCGACGCTGCGCGAGCTCGGGCTGTTCGGCATGTCCGTCCCGGCCGAGCATGGCGGGCTCGGCCTCACCCTCGAGGCGGAGGTGGAGATCCTGTTCGAGCTCTGCCAGGCCTCCGTCGCCTTCCGCTCCGCGCTCGGCACCAATAACGGCATCGGCTCGCAGGGGATCGTGATCGACGGCACCGAGGCGCAGAAGGAAAGGTGGCTGCCGGGCATCGCGTCCGGCGAGATCGTCGCCTCCTTCGCGTTGACCGAGCCGGAGGCCGGCTCCGACGCCGCCTCGCTGAGGACGCAGGCGCACCGCGACGGCGGCGATTTCGTGATCAACGGCACGAAGCGTTTCATCACCAATGCGCCCGAGGCGGGCGTCTTTACCGTCATGGCGCGCACTGATCCCGACATTCCGGGCGCGGGCGGCATCTCCGCCTTCCTCGTGGAGGCGGACCTGCCGGGCATCGCGGTCGGCCGGCCGGACCGGAAGATGGGCCAGCGCGGCGCCCATACCGCCGATGTCGTCTTCGAGGATGTCCGCGTGCCGGAAAGCGCGATCATCGGGGGCCCGGAGCGCGAGGGCCAGGGCTTCAAGACCGCGATGAAGGTGCTCGACCGCGGGCGCATCCATCTCTCCGCCGTCTGCATCGGGGCGGCGGAGCGGCTCCTGTCGGAGGCGCTCGCCTATGCCATGGAGCGCAAGCAGTTCGGCGAGGCGATCTCGGGCTTCCAGCTCGTCCAGGCGATGCTCGCCGACAGCCGGGCGGAGATCTTCGCCGCGCGCGCCATGACGCGGGACGCGGCCCGGCGCTACGATGCGGACGAGCGCATTCCCATGCTCGCCGCCTCCGCCAAGATGTTCGCAAGCGAGATGGTCGGCCGCGTCGCCGACCGCGCGGTGCAGATTCACGGCGGTGCGGGCTACATGGCGGAAACACCTGTGGAACGCCTCTATCGCGATGCGCGGCTGTTCCGTATTTATGAGGGCACGACCCAGATCCAGCAGCTCGTGATCGCCCGCAACATGATCCGCGAGGCCGAGCGCGGGATCGCCTGA
- a CDS encoding PaaI family thioesterase translates to MSIQDDTATAGTAISAFCDGLGIRLVRVGEGEAEVSMALGPGHANRSGRAHGGIAYILIDTACGFAATLGHDGDPDARALTLQLAISYQRALPPDGEIRAVARVTGGGRTTLFCDAHVYDGEGRLAATGQGCFKRVLNRPKTG, encoded by the coding sequence ATGAGCATTCAGGACGACACCGCGACGGCCGGCACCGCGATCTCCGCGTTCTGCGACGGCCTCGGCATCCGGCTCGTGCGGGTCGGGGAGGGGGAGGCGGAAGTCTCCATGGCCCTGGGCCCCGGCCATGCCAACCGGTCCGGCAGGGCCCATGGCGGCATCGCCTATATCCTGATCGACACCGCCTGCGGCTTCGCCGCCACGCTCGGCCATGACGGCGATCCCGATGCGCGCGCCCTCACGCTGCAACTGGCCATCTCCTACCAGCGGGCCCTGCCGCCCGATGGCGAGATCCGCGCCGTTGCCCGTGTGACCGGCGGCGGCCGGACCACCCTGTTCTGCGACGCCCATGTCTATGACGGCGAGGGCCGGCTCGCGGCCACCGGCCAGGGCTGCTTCAAGCGCGTCCTGAACCGCCCGAAGACGGGCTGA
- a CDS encoding thiolase domain-containing protein, which yields MKRVAVIGVGQTTYGLYPERTLKSLFADAAKAAFADVEKGIDPGDIDEAFIGTLSTGGSQLGNFAPLMLESAGMAGVSGRHVENACASSGYAFRDACRAVASGSARIAVAGGIEKMSDLPRERNRSWLGVSGDVEWERLAGTNFPGIYAMMARRHMHEFATTKAQITGVAVKNRDHAVANPKAQFRKSMTLDKALAAPNLAAPFCLADACGITDGASMVILCDFDIARDFTDRPVEVVGSGGGSDYVAIHDRPSITRLPAARKAAREAYEEAGIGPGDIDLAEVHDCFTIAEILAYADLGFCEEAEAGHWVEEGVTRLGGEKPVNVSGGLIGKGHPIGATGTGQIYELANQLRGRADEPSRQVANARYGLAHNVGGSGGSVAVHILKAVE from the coding sequence ATGAAACGGGTTGCGGTCATCGGCGTCGGCCAGACCACTTACGGCCTCTATCCGGAGCGGACGCTCAAGTCGCTCTTCGCGGATGCCGCGAAGGCGGCGTTCGCGGATGTCGAGAAGGGGATCGACCCCGGCGACATCGACGAGGCGTTCATCGGCACCCTGTCGACCGGCGGGTCGCAGCTCGGCAATTTCGCGCCGCTCATGCTGGAGAGCGCCGGGATGGCGGGCGTCTCGGGCCGCCATGTGGAGAATGCCTGCGCGTCGTCGGGCTATGCCTTCCGAGACGCCTGCCGCGCGGTCGCCTCGGGCTCCGCGCGCATCGCGGTGGCCGGCGGCATCGAGAAGATGTCGGACCTGCCGCGCGAGCGCAACCGCTCCTGGCTCGGCGTGTCCGGCGACGTCGAATGGGAGCGCCTCGCCGGCACCAACTTCCCCGGCATCTACGCCATGATGGCGCGCCGGCACATGCACGAATTCGCCACCACCAAGGCGCAGATCACCGGCGTCGCGGTGAAGAACCGGGACCATGCCGTCGCCAATCCCAAGGCGCAGTTCCGCAAGTCCATGACGCTGGACAAGGCGCTCGCCGCGCCCAACCTCGCCGCCCCCTTCTGCCTGGCGGACGCCTGCGGCATCACCGACGGGGCCTCCATGGTGATCCTGTGCGACTTCGACATCGCCCGCGACTTCACCGACCGGCCCGTGGAGGTCGTGGGCTCCGGCGGCGGGTCGGACTATGTGGCGATCCACGACCGCCCCTCCATCACCCGCCTGCCGGCCGCGCGCAAGGCCGCCCGAGAGGCGTATGAGGAGGCCGGCATCGGGCCCGGAGACATCGACCTCGCGGAGGTCCATGACTGCTTCACCATCGCTGAGATCCTCGCCTATGCCGATCTCGGCTTCTGCGAGGAGGCGGAGGCCGGCCACTGGGTCGAGGAGGGCGTGACCCGGCTCGGCGGCGAGAAGCCCGTCAATGTGTCGGGCGGCCTCATCGGCAAGGGCCATCCCATCGGCGCGACCGGAACCGGCCAGATCTACGAGCTTGCCAACCAGCTTCGCGGGCGCGCCGACGAGCCGTCGCGCCAGGTGGCGAACGCCCGCTACGGGCTCGCCCACAATGTCGGCGGCTCCGGCGGCAGCGTCGCCGTCCACATCCTCAAGGCGGTCGAATAG